From a region of the uncultured Desulfovibrio sp. genome:
- a CDS encoding phosphoglycerate kinase: MPIKKMQDLDLTGKTVVIREDLNVPMKDGQVSNDKRIRASLPTITTALEKGAGVVLLSHLGRPTEGQYEEQFSLKPVAARLSELLGKPVALAATLEEAKAAPGTVTLLENVRFLKGEKKNDPALSEQFAALGDVYVMDAFGAAHRAHASTEGAVRVAKVACAGPLLQAELEAFAKVLNNPARPLAAIIGGSKVSTKLALLENLLEKVDVLIVGGGIANTFLAAAGYMVGKSLYEEDLVPEARRIMEQAKNLNRDLPLPVDVVTAEELAPGQAATTRAVGDVPADQMILDVGRDTIAQYKKLLSKVATVVWNGPVGAFETDPFGEGTKALAHYLADSKAFVVVGGGDSVAAVEKYGLSEKMGYISTGGGASLELLEGKVLPSVAALEDRG; this comes from the coding sequence ATGCCCATCAAGAAAATGCAGGATCTGGACCTGACCGGCAAAACCGTTGTGATTCGCGAAGACCTGAACGTGCCCATGAAGGACGGACAGGTATCCAACGACAAGCGCATCCGTGCTTCGCTGCCCACCATTACCACGGCCCTTGAAAAAGGCGCAGGCGTGGTGCTGCTTTCGCATCTGGGCCGCCCTACAGAAGGGCAGTATGAAGAGCAGTTCTCCCTTAAGCCCGTGGCCGCCCGCCTCTCCGAGCTGCTGGGCAAGCCTGTTGCCCTTGCCGCCACGCTGGAAGAAGCCAAGGCGGCTCCCGGCACCGTGACCCTGCTTGAGAACGTGCGTTTTCTCAAGGGCGAGAAAAAGAACGATCCCGCCCTGTCCGAGCAGTTTGCCGCCCTGGGTGATGTATATGTGATGGACGCCTTTGGTGCTGCCCACCGCGCGCATGCCTCCACAGAGGGCGCGGTGCGCGTTGCCAAGGTGGCCTGCGCCGGACCGTTGCTTCAGGCCGAGCTGGAGGCCTTTGCCAAGGTGCTGAACAATCCCGCCCGCCCGCTGGCAGCCATCATCGGTGGCTCCAAGGTGTCCACCAAGCTGGCCCTGCTGGAAAACCTGCTGGAAAAAGTGGATGTGCTCATTGTGGGCGGCGGCATTGCCAATACCTTCCTTGCGGCTGCCGGGTACATGGTCGGCAAGTCGCTGTACGAAGAAGACCTTGTGCCCGAAGCCAGGCGCATTATGGAGCAGGCCAAGAACCTGAACAGGGACCTGCCCCTGCCCGTGGATGTTGTGACCGCCGAGGAACTGGCTCCCGGTCAGGCGGCTACAACCCGCGCCGTGGGCGACGTGCCCGCCGACCAGATGATTCTGGACGTTGGCCGCGACACGATCGCGCAGTACAAAAAGCTGCTGTCCAAGGTTGCCACCGTGGTGTGGAACGGCCCTGTGGGCGCGTTTGAAACTGATCCCTTTGGCGAAGGCACCAAGGCACTGGCGCACTATCTTGCCGATTCCAAGGCCTTTGTGGTGGTGGGCGGCGGTGATTCCGTGGCTGCGGTGGAAAAGTACGGCCTGTCCGAAAAGATGGGCTATATCTCCACCGGCGGTGGCGCATCGCTGGAACTGCTGGAAGGCAAGGTGCTGCCCTCTGTGGCGGCGCTGGAAGACAGAGGCTAG
- a CDS encoding LysR family transcriptional regulator: MKLPADTRSITLEHMRAFIAVAHSRSFQKAGEQLCRSQSAVTQSVKKLEAHLNCILVERGNGHTFGLTTAGQRILPELEDILLRFDAVLRAARQPELRGRITVGIPPSFSTVELQAAVARLLALNPDLQIGVISAMSADIDRMLADGSLDVALINQYRFDSSHAPEGIFEVLAQQPLHWASGGHIELAPTTPVPLAAYSEGSPWRAATLEALNAAGRSYDFAYVSASYESLCSSVLAGFGITALPDWDMDGRFVILDGTCGLPPLPQVRTVLKTTASSAVLRQFCDFIMQLPFFKNLRPRA, translated from the coding sequence ATGAAACTCCCGGCAGACACGCGCAGCATTACCCTTGAACATATGCGGGCATTTATTGCCGTGGCCCACAGCCGCAGCTTTCAGAAAGCCGGGGAGCAGCTCTGCCGCAGCCAGTCGGCGGTGACGCAGTCTGTCAAAAAGCTGGAGGCGCACCTCAACTGCATTTTGGTGGAGAGGGGCAACGGGCACACCTTTGGCCTCACCACGGCGGGGCAACGCATCTTGCCGGAACTGGAGGATATTCTGCTGCGCTTTGACGCGGTCTTGCGCGCAGCCCGACAACCTGAATTGCGGGGGCGCATCACGGTGGGTATCCCGCCAAGTTTCAGCACGGTGGAATTGCAGGCAGCTGTGGCCCGCCTGCTGGCCCTGAACCCAGACCTTCAGATCGGTGTTATTTCGGCCATGTCTGCGGATATTGACCGCATGCTGGCAGACGGCAGCCTGGATGTGGCCCTGATCAACCAGTACCGCTTTGACAGCAGCCACGCGCCCGAGGGCATATTCGAGGTATTGGCGCAGCAGCCCCTGCACTGGGCCAGCGGCGGACACATTGAGCTTGCGCCTACCACGCCAGTGCCGCTGGCCGCCTACAGCGAGGGTAGCCCCTGGCGCGCCGCCACGCTGGAAGCCCTCAATGCCGCAGGCAGAAGCTACGACTTTGCCTATGTGAGCGCCTCGTACGAAAGCCTTTGCAGTTCGGTGCTGGCGGGTTTTGGCATAACCGCCCTCCCCGATTGGGATATGGACGGACGCTTTGTCATCCTTGACGGCACGTGCGGCCTGCCACCCCTGCCGCAGGTGCGCACAGTGCTTAAAACCACCGCGTCCAGCGCGGTGCTGCGGCAGTTTTGCGACTTCATCATGCAATTGCCGTTTTTTAAAAACCTGCGTCCTCGGGCCTGA
- a CDS encoding DMT family transporter has translation MEKTASVERPLEAHGPGLGHGSAASTAQKRLNWRHVAVGVCFSVIWSSAFVAGKIVVTEMGPFVSLFYRFVGTVFVLGLLCGKSLWGPQAGRAMRAGFVLGLLNNVAYLGLSFSALQQVSPPWVIVIVSCSPFFTLMLGVARGLESFSAAKLLGFGLSLAGIVLMVGAGKPDGGAVQGLLLAAGATVAFSVGAVLFRGRYSNMPLLPVNFWMSVCAMLCFAPPAMQSSVTPLAVSTPALLGLTWLAVVSLLGMALWLLLIRTQGASTAAAYNMLNPLAGLALSALLLGVPILPADVVGAAAIVAGLGVALGVRLPKR, from the coding sequence ATGGAAAAAACAGCAAGTGTGGAAAGGCCGTTGGAAGCGCACGGGCCAGGATTGGGACACGGAAGCGCGGCAAGCACGGCCCAAAAGCGTCTGAACTGGCGGCACGTGGCTGTGGGCGTATGCTTTAGCGTTATCTGGAGCTCAGCCTTTGTGGCGGGCAAGATTGTGGTGACGGAAATGGGGCCATTCGTAAGCCTGTTTTACCGCTTTGTGGGCACTGTTTTTGTATTGGGCCTATTGTGCGGCAAAAGCCTGTGGGGGCCGCAGGCGGGCAGGGCGATGCGGGCGGGATTTGTGCTCGGCCTGCTGAACAACGTGGCCTATCTGGGGTTGAGCTTCTCTGCCCTGCAACAGGTATCTCCCCCCTGGGTTATTGTGATTGTATCCTGCTCGCCCTTTTTCACTCTTATGCTTGGCGTTGCGCGCGGGCTGGAATCGTTTAGCGCGGCAAAGCTGCTGGGCTTTGGCCTGTCGCTGGCGGGCATTGTGCTCATGGTGGGCGCGGGCAAGCCGGACGGCGGGGCTGTTCAGGGCCTGCTGCTGGCTGCCGGGGCAACAGTGGCTTTTTCCGTAGGCGCGGTGCTCTTTCGCGGCAGATACAGCAACATGCCGCTGCTACCCGTCAATTTCTGGATGTCTGTCTGCGCCATGCTCTGTTTTGCTCCACCGGCCATGCAGAGCAGTGTGACGCCTTTGGCGGTTTCCACCCCGGCCCTGCTGGGACTGACCTGGCTTGCGGTGGTGAGCCTGCTGGGCATGGCCCTGTGGCTGCTGCTCATCCGCACGCAGGGGGCATCCACAGCCGCAGCCTACAATATGCTCAATCCCCTGGCCGGGCTGGCGCTTTCGGCACTGTTGCTGGGCGTGCCCATCCTGCCTGCCGATGTGGTGGGTGCTGCCGCCATTGTGGCGGGCCTTGGCGTGGCTTTGGGCGTGCGGTTGCCAAAGCGCTAA
- a CDS encoding dihydrodipicolinate reductase, translating into MSKLRIAQYGCGKMSKYSMRYVYEKGAEIVAAFDVNPAVIGRDISAIIGGPERGVMVHHADEADKVLAALKPDACIITTMSLMRDIVDALMVCARNGVNAITTNEEAIFPMNSSPAITREVDAMAKKTGCTVCGSGYQDVFWGNLIATLAGAMHSINKIKGSSSYNVEDYGIALAKVHGAGLDLPVFEKEIASADAISPAERQQLIERGEFLPSYMWNVNGWLAERLGLTVKSQVQKCVPQTHSAELRSETLGMTIPAGHATGMSAVVTTETAEGIVIESECVGKVYAPGEVDRNDWTLMGEPDTQVVITRPATVELTCATIVNRIPDLINAAPGYVTTDLMPVNSYRVKPLDHYVHK; encoded by the coding sequence ATGAGCAAATTGCGGATTGCCCAGTATGGTTGCGGAAAGATGTCCAAGTATTCCATGCGATACGTGTACGAAAAAGGCGCGGAAATTGTAGCTGCCTTTGACGTGAACCCCGCAGTGATCGGCCGGGATATCAGTGCCATCATTGGCGGGCCGGAGCGGGGCGTTATGGTGCACCACGCTGACGAGGCCGACAAGGTACTGGCAGCGCTCAAGCCCGATGCCTGCATCATTACCACCATGAGCCTCATGCGCGATATCGTGGATGCTCTCATGGTCTGCGCCAGAAACGGCGTCAACGCCATCACCACCAACGAGGAAGCCATCTTCCCCATGAATTCTTCGCCCGCCATCACACGCGAGGTGGACGCGATGGCGAAAAAGACGGGCTGCACGGTTTGCGGTTCCGGCTATCAGGATGTGTTCTGGGGCAATCTGATCGCCACTCTGGCCGGGGCCATGCATTCCATCAACAAGATCAAGGGCAGCTCTAGCTACAATGTGGAAGACTACGGCATCGCCCTTGCCAAGGTTCACGGCGCGGGGCTTGACCTGCCCGTCTTTGAGAAGGAAATAGCCTCGGCAGACGCCATCTCGCCCGCCGAACGCCAGCAGTTGATCGAGCGCGGCGAGTTTTTGCCCTCCTATATGTGGAACGTCAACGGCTGGCTGGCTGAGCGTCTGGGCCTTACGGTCAAAAGCCAGGTGCAGAAGTGCGTGCCGCAGACCCACAGCGCCGAATTGCGTTCTGAAACGCTGGGCATGACCATCCCTGCCGGGCACGCCACGGGCATGTCGGCCGTGGTGACCACGGAAACGGCGGAGGGCATTGTCATCGAGAGCGAATGCGTGGGCAAGGTTTACGCGCCTGGCGAGGTTGACCGCAACGACTGGACGCTCATGGGCGAGCCGGATACGCAGGTGGTCATTACCCGTCCCGCCACGGTGGAACTGACCTGCGCCACCATCGTCAACCGCATACCAGACCTTATTAACGCCGCGCCGGGCTACGTGACCACCGACCTTATGCCGGTCAACAGCTACAGGGTAAAGCCGCTGGATCATTACGTGCACAAGTAG
- a CDS encoding NifB/NifX family molybdenum-iron cluster-binding protein, protein MKVAVSSEGPGLESQVDPRFGRAGGFVIVDMDTMQADYVDNGASQAAAQGAGIQTAERLAGLGVQAVMSGYVGPKAFTALQAAGLDVYQDMDNRSVGEAVCCLADGSVSPATAPNK, encoded by the coding sequence ATGAAAGTAGCCGTTTCAAGCGAAGGGCCGGGGCTGGAATCGCAGGTTGATCCACGGTTCGGCAGGGCTGGCGGATTTGTGATCGTGGATATGGACACCATGCAGGCAGATTATGTGGACAACGGCGCATCGCAGGCAGCAGCGCAGGGCGCTGGCATCCAGACTGCGGAGCGGCTGGCGGGGCTGGGCGTGCAGGCCGTCATGAGCGGCTACGTGGGGCCCAAGGCTTTTACGGCCCTCCAGGCGGCGGGGCTGGACGTGTATCAGGATATGGACAACCGCAGCGTGGGCGAAGCCGTGTGCTGCCTTGCCGATGGTTCGGTCAGCCCGGCCACGGCTCCCAACAAGTAG
- a CDS encoding 4Fe-4S binding protein — MRIVIASGKGGAGKTTVTACLAGHWERDLLLVDADVEAPNLHLLLHPNLAEPEPVYLEVPELVEEKCTGCGACRPMCSYGAIAMMGAKPMYFQDMCHGCGGCFEVCPEQALRVAQRELGALLQGSVSTGGKTLPFLMGRTRVGEAMTPPLLRAQERKLAELLAGHPSDVLMDAPPGVSCPAMTAARGAGAVLLVAEPTPFGFYDFKLAHAAFAQLGRPVAVVMNRVGMEGNADCEDELRAWCAGATLPILAELPFQREAAHAYAHGLPPTQAKGATGQEWRLRFAELAVKLREFAKGASHA, encoded by the coding sequence ATGCGTATTGTGATTGCCAGCGGCAAAGGCGGCGCGGGAAAGACCACCGTGACCGCCTGTCTTGCCGGACATTGGGAACGCGATTTGTTGCTCGTGGACGCGGACGTGGAAGCGCCCAATCTGCACCTTTTGCTGCACCCGAACCTCGCGGAGCCGGAACCGGTATATCTTGAAGTACCGGAACTGGTGGAGGAAAAATGCACGGGCTGCGGCGCATGCCGCCCCATGTGTTCCTACGGGGCCATTGCCATGATGGGCGCAAAGCCAATGTATTTCCAGGATATGTGCCACGGCTGCGGCGGCTGTTTTGAGGTGTGCCCGGAACAGGCGCTGCGCGTGGCGCAGCGGGAACTTGGCGCACTGTTGCAGGGTTCTGTGTCCACTGGCGGCAAAACGCTGCCCTTCCTCATGGGCCGTACCCGCGTGGGCGAGGCCATGACTCCGCCGCTCCTGCGCGCGCAGGAACGCAAACTGGCAGAACTGCTTGCGGGGCATCCCTCTGACGTACTCATGGACGCTCCCCCCGGCGTGAGCTGCCCGGCCATGACAGCGGCGCGTGGCGCGGGTGCCGTCTTGCTGGTGGCGGAACCAACCCCCTTTGGCTTTTATGATTTCAAGCTGGCGCACGCAGCCTTTGCGCAGTTGGGGCGGCCCGTTGCCGTGGTGATGAACCGCGTGGGCATGGAAGGCAACGCCGATTGCGAGGATGAACTGCGCGCATGGTGCGCGGGCGCAACACTGCCCATACTGGCAGAACTGCCCTTCCAGCGCGAGGCAGCCCACGCCTATGCCCACGGCTTGCCGCCCACGCAAGCAAAGGGCGCGACCGGGCAGGAATGGCGGCTGCGCTTTGCAGAACTTGCCGTCAAACTGCGGGAGTTTGCCAAGGGGGCCAGCCATGCGTGA
- a CDS encoding ATP-binding protein: MREIVVISGKGGTGKTTVCAAFAALAHAQGQKAVLCDLDVDVPDMHILLNPQVQQEEVFISGNTARINPDLCTACGRCAELCRFDAVRLENGLYCIDELGCEGCGVCHKLCPAHAVEFPERRCGVWYVSDTRFGPFVHAQLDPGQENSGRLVALLKRQARDKATSTGADLVLCDGSPGVGCPVISSLSGAALAVAVVEPTPSGRHDFARVAELCAHFRIPVAVLINKADLNADEVARIHAVAAEGGHHVVGELPFSPLVTQAMVRRQALTEEISILTQPLAETLAAAWERVCSLASQPGRQGGIKHL, translated from the coding sequence ATGCGTGAGATAGTTGTTATCAGCGGCAAGGGCGGTACGGGAAAAACCACTGTCTGCGCCGCATTTGCCGCACTGGCCCATGCGCAGGGGCAAAAGGCAGTACTCTGCGACCTGGATGTGGACGTGCCGGACATGCACATTCTGCTGAACCCCCAGGTGCAGCAGGAGGAAGTTTTTATTTCCGGCAATACGGCCCGCATCAATCCTGATCTGTGCACAGCCTGCGGGCGTTGCGCCGAGCTGTGCCGCTTTGATGCGGTGCGGCTTGAAAATGGCCTGTACTGCATAGACGAACTGGGCTGCGAGGGCTGCGGCGTGTGCCACAAACTTTGCCCTGCGCACGCTGTGGAATTTCCCGAACGGCGCTGTGGCGTGTGGTATGTCAGCGACACCCGTTTTGGCCCCTTTGTACATGCGCAGCTTGACCCCGGGCAGGAAAATTCGGGTCGTCTGGTGGCCCTGCTCAAGCGTCAGGCCCGGGACAAGGCAACCAGTACGGGCGCAGACCTTGTGCTGTGCGATGGCTCGCCAGGTGTGGGCTGCCCTGTGATCAGCTCCCTCTCCGGCGCAGCATTGGCCGTGGCCGTGGTAGAGCCAACGCCTTCGGGGCGGCATGACTTTGCCCGTGTGGCGGAGCTGTGCGCGCATTTCCGTATTCCCGTGGCGGTGCTCATCAACAAGGCCGACCTGAACGCGGATGAGGTGGCCCGCATACACGCAGTGGCCGCAGAAGGCGGGCACCATGTGGTGGGCGAGCTGCCCTTCAGCCCGCTGGTCACGCAGGCCATGGTGCGGCGGCAGGCTCTGACCGAAGAAATTTCAATCCTTACCCAACCCCTTGCCGAAACTCTGGCAGCAGCCTGGGAGCGCGTGTGCTCTCTGGCATCGCAGCCGGGGCGGCAAGGCGGCATAAAACACCTGTAA
- a CDS encoding NifB/NifX family molybdenum-iron cluster-binding protein, with translation MSKTILAIPSQMPGGMDSGMGMHFGHCDIYTIVELENGQVAAQSTLESIPHQQGGCMAPVQYLASHGVNALLAGGMGMRPLMGFNQMGISVYFAGNQPTVGMAVQAFCQGKLTEFTPEHTCGGGH, from the coding sequence ATGAGCAAGACTATTCTGGCAATTCCTTCGCAAATGCCCGGCGGCATGGATTCCGGCATGGGAATGCATTTTGGACATTGCGATATTTACACCATCGTGGAACTGGAAAACGGTCAGGTCGCCGCCCAGTCCACCCTTGAATCCATCCCGCACCAGCAGGGCGGGTGCATGGCTCCGGTGCAGTATCTGGCCTCCCACGGCGTCAATGCGCTTCTGGCTGGCGGCATGGGCATGCGCCCCCTCATGGGCTTCAACCAGATGGGCATCAGCGTGTATTTTGCAGGCAACCAGCCCACCGTGGGCATGGCCGTGCAGGCATTTTGCCAGGGCAAACTGACGGAATTCACTCCCGAGCATACCTGCGGCGGCGGGCATTAA
- a CDS encoding response regulator receiver protein: MKRSILLQSGRPAVFAAFVDELERQGCTVTTVADAEACKKSVQRQAPALVVLDAASQEQAKQAVIGIMRVNALVHTAVVSDMPEDVFHDVMEGLGILASLPTTPTADDARRVTRLLTELQA; encoded by the coding sequence ATGAAACGCTCCATTCTGTTGCAGTCAGGGCGGCCCGCAGTTTTTGCCGCCTTTGTGGATGAGCTTGAGCGGCAGGGCTGCACCGTAACGACAGTTGCCGATGCAGAAGCCTGCAAAAAAAGCGTCCAGAGGCAGGCCCCTGCGCTGGTAGTGCTGGATGCCGCCTCGCAGGAGCAGGCGAAACAGGCTGTCATCGGCATCATGCGTGTGAACGCACTGGTGCATACGGCGGTTGTCAGCGATATGCCGGAAGATGTTTTCCATGACGTCATGGAAGGCCTGGGCATTCTTGCCTCGCTGCCGACTACGCCCACAGCGGACGATGCGCGCCGCGTGACGCGCCTGCTGACGGAGCTTCAGGCCTGA
- a CDS encoding DUF134 domain-containing protein, producing the protein MPRPCHCRRVSALPKNRCFKPNGIPLHELEEVVLSLDGLEALRLADFEDLNMDAAAARMGVSRHTFGRLLRRARRSVAQALVQGQALRIEGGVCAVDATVEGAESEDAMPGGLVVAVPSIAPGGPDAAPNAHFGRCEFYTLARVEDGTIGTVSIQPNPIHQGGDCAGPVQALLRLGVGALLAGGMGMRPLRALQEAGIAVYYNANLPTVADCLNAFAAGRLVPFGPGHLCQSGCASER; encoded by the coding sequence ATGCCAAGACCTTGCCATTGCAGGCGCGTGAGCGCCCTGCCAAAAAACAGATGTTTCAAGCCCAACGGTATTCCCCTGCATGAACTTGAAGAGGTTGTGCTGTCGCTGGATGGCCTGGAAGCCCTGCGGCTGGCCGACTTTGAAGACCTGAATATGGATGCCGCCGCAGCCCGTATGGGTGTTTCGCGGCATACCTTTGGCAGGCTTTTGCGGCGCGCGCGGCGCAGTGTGGCTCAGGCTCTTGTGCAGGGGCAGGCCCTGCGTATTGAGGGCGGGGTGTGCGCTGTGGATGCAACTGTCGAGGGGGCAGAAAGCGAGGATGCCATGCCGGGCGGACTGGTGGTGGCTGTGCCAAGCATTGCCCCCGGCGGTCCGGATGCTGCGCCCAACGCGCATTTTGGCCGATGTGAGTTCTACACCCTTGCCAGGGTGGAGGACGGAACTATCGGGACGGTCAGCATTCAGCCCAATCCCATACATCAGGGCGGGGATTGCGCCGGGCCGGTGCAGGCCCTTCTACGTCTTGGAGTTGGCGCACTGCTTGCGGGCGGCATGGGCATGCGGCCCCTGCGGGCTTTGCAGGAGGCAGGTATAGCCGTGTATTACAATGCCAATCTGCCCACCGTGGCCGACTGCCTTAACGCATTTGCTGCGGGCAGGCTTGTTCCTTTCGGCCCTGGGCATCTTTGCCAGAGCGGTTGCGCTTCTGAACGGTAG
- a CDS encoding MipA/OmpV family protein, which translates to MKIRGLSCLATLTIFLLMAFSAIAEDGKSDSNRWGFNLGIGGTVSTSEYKGVERLGTALPLLGYEGEYLYLRGLSGGVHLFKNEYHEVNVQLSYLPQHFYASWSDNSGMKKLDDRYASAMAGINYRLRTELGVLAATLSTDALGVNKGVMADASYSYPIRFANMSLIPTAGVQWTDVNYNDYYYGVSKSEARASGLSNYSPESALSPYAELTLRVGLTESWSAFVSGKSQFLGQEITDSPMVERNNKYSLSGGFLYAF; encoded by the coding sequence ATGAAAATACGGGGATTGTCGTGCTTGGCGACATTAACCATTTTTCTTTTAATGGCTTTTTCTGCCATTGCAGAAGACGGCAAGAGCGACAGCAATCGCTGGGGATTCAACCTCGGCATTGGCGGTACTGTTTCCACCTCGGAATACAAGGGCGTGGAAAGGCTGGGCACGGCACTGCCCTTGCTGGGATATGAAGGCGAGTATCTGTATTTGCGGGGATTGAGCGGCGGTGTGCACCTGTTCAAGAACGAATATCATGAGGTCAACGTGCAGCTTTCGTATCTGCCGCAGCATTTTTATGCCTCATGGAGCGACAACTCGGGCATGAAAAAGCTTGATGACCGCTATGCCTCGGCAATGGCTGGCATCAACTACCGCTTGCGCACCGAACTTGGCGTGCTGGCAGCCACCCTTTCCACCGATGCGCTGGGCGTGAATAAGGGCGTGATGGCCGATGCCTCCTATTCCTACCCCATCCGCTTTGCCAATATGTCGCTTATCCCCACGGCTGGCGTGCAGTGGACCGACGTGAACTACAACGACTATTATTACGGCGTGAGCAAGAGCGAGGCCCGAGCCAGCGGCCTGAGCAACTACTCGCCGGAATCAGCCCTCTCGCCTTATGCCGAATTGACCTTGAGGGTCGGCCTTACAGAAAGCTGGAGCGCTTTTGTGAGTGGAAAAAGCCAGTTTTTGGGACAGGAAATAACCGACAGCCCCATGGTTGAACGCAACAACAAGTATTCGTTGAGCGGGGGCTTTCTTTACGCGTTTTAG
- a CDS encoding TetR/AcrR family transcriptional regulator, translated as MAPERKPATGPQRKRNAAETRNRLLQAARRLFAKASYGNVGIREIGAAAGVNPALISRYFGSKRNLFLEVASILNSEGIEALPDVPPMEKTSMAMGSILSGGAQSAWATDFRITALSALDPNVSDVMAKTYDNIRQQIMEVLPGEQAATRAELILAQIMGASMVVNLLRGADSPRIDIEYMNKFYAKQLAELFACEPAD; from the coding sequence ATGGCTCCTGAACGTAAACCAGCCACGGGCCCGCAGCGCAAACGCAATGCCGCAGAAACCAGAAACCGTCTTTTGCAGGCGGCGCGAAGGCTCTTTGCCAAAGCCAGCTACGGCAACGTCGGGATACGGGAAATCGGCGCGGCGGCAGGGGTAAACCCGGCACTCATCAGCCGCTATTTTGGCTCAAAAAGGAATCTTTTTCTTGAAGTGGCGTCCATTCTGAATTCAGAAGGTATTGAGGCCCTGCCTGATGTGCCGCCTATGGAAAAAACCAGTATGGCCATGGGCAGCATTCTCTCTGGCGGAGCGCAGAGTGCATGGGCCACAGATTTTCGCATCACGGCCCTTTCTGCGCTGGATCCTAATGTTTCGGACGTGATGGCAAAAACGTACGACAATATCCGTCAGCAGATCATGGAGGTGCTGCCTGGTGAACAGGCGGCCACGCGGGCAGAACTGATACTGGCGCAGATCATGGGGGCGTCAATGGTCGTTAATCTGCTGCGCGGAGCGGATTCGCCCCGGATCGACATTGAGTACATGAATAAATTTTATGCAAAGCAACTGGCGGAACTGTTCGCCTGCGAACCTGCGGACTGA
- a CDS encoding YccF domain-containing protein — protein MNDAISCLGNAIWFLCGGIVMGLVWWIYGVLCFISIVGIPWGRACFVMGSFAFFPFGKMPVARDVLTGRQDVGTGPWGTVGNIVWLVLAGVWIAMGHLVSAVMCAVTIIGIPFAWQHVKLAALALCPIGKTIVPAPLADAAERAAAERGFRDGRY, from the coding sequence ATGAACGACGCCATAAGTTGCCTTGGGAACGCCATCTGGTTTTTGTGCGGCGGCATTGTCATGGGCCTTGTGTGGTGGATATACGGAGTGCTCTGCTTTATTTCCATCGTTGGCATCCCCTGGGGCAGGGCATGCTTTGTCATGGGCAGTTTCGCTTTTTTCCCCTTCGGCAAAATGCCCGTTGCGCGCGATGTGCTCACCGGCAGACAGGACGTAGGCACCGGCCCGTGGGGCACAGTAGGCAACATCGTATGGCTTGTGCTGGCGGGCGTGTGGATTGCCATGGGGCATCTGGTCTCCGCCGTCATGTGCGCGGTGACCATAATCGGTATTCCTTTTGCGTGGCAGCACGTCAAACTTGCTGCGCTGGCCCTCTGCCCCATCGGCAAGACCATTGTACCCGCGCCCCTGGCCGATGCTGCCGAACGCGCAGCAGCAGAACGAGGCTTCCGCGACGGGCGCTATTAA